One window of Bacillus alkalicellulosilyticus genomic DNA carries:
- a CDS encoding helix-turn-helix transcriptional regulator has product MDKIERLISIIMILLKKEVVSAKEFSQLFNVSKRTILRDMETLSISNIPIYSVIGVNGGYRLMDEYKVDKRLLSSSDIENILTALGGLEQILLTEEVERTIKKIEAMVSPLSLNRSIQMSFYDWEGRSEILETLKACQESILKKRIVSFTYSDKDGAVTNRMVEPYELHFSESSWYLKGFCLHRQGYRTFKLSRIDHIAVDERAFHPRDDWSEQGHEASYLPQLVKIKASISPSIRDQIVERYGRRSIEDHSSGSLLATISVPQNQVGFQFLASFGTHLKVVEPKTYVEDFRNYLYKMLENYS; this is encoded by the coding sequence ATGGACAAAATAGAGAGACTCATTTCGATTATCATGATCTTGCTAAAAAAAGAGGTTGTTTCTGCAAAGGAATTCTCACAACTATTCAATGTTTCCAAAAGGACAATCCTTCGTGATATGGAAACATTGAGCATATCAAACATCCCAATCTACTCTGTCATTGGGGTTAATGGTGGCTATCGCTTAATGGATGAATACAAAGTTGATAAACGTCTTTTAAGCAGCTCTGATATTGAGAATATATTAACTGCGCTCGGCGGATTGGAACAAATCCTCCTTACTGAAGAAGTGGAAAGAACTATAAAAAAAATAGAGGCCATGGTCAGTCCATTGTCTCTAAATCGTTCCATTCAAATGTCGTTTTATGATTGGGAAGGTCGGTCCGAGATTCTTGAAACCTTGAAGGCATGTCAAGAATCCATTTTAAAGAAGAGGATAGTTTCGTTTACTTATTCCGATAAAGACGGGGCGGTAACAAATAGGATGGTCGAACCCTATGAACTTCATTTTAGCGAATCGAGTTGGTACTTGAAAGGATTCTGTTTACATCGACAGGGATATCGTACATTCAAATTATCTCGGATCGATCATATTGCTGTGGATGAACGTGCGTTTCATCCTAGAGACGATTGGTCAGAGCAGGGGCACGAAGCAAGTTATCTACCGCAACTCGTCAAGATTAAGGCATCGATATCACCTAGCATAAGAGATCAAATCGTCGAAAGGTATGGTCGAAGGAGTATTGAAGACCATAGTTCTGGATCTTTATTAGCAACCATTTCTGTCCCTCAAAACCAGGTGGGGTTTCAATTTTTAGCAAGCTTCGGTACTCATCTTAAAGTTGTAGAGCCTAAAACCTATGTTGAAGACTTTCGAAATTATTTATATAAAATGTTGGAGAACTATTCTTGA
- a CDS encoding MepB family protein, with amino-acid sequence MDDFYTALNYVNKMIYEAIGLTVESVQEENQNSKYGAGIFKISSKTVRFRVAKITPTKVGQFVVFWEKDESDKNQAYLYEQAPDLLVITTFKNENEFGQFIFPKEVLLKQNILRSTSTKGKMAIRVYPNWDSPSSKQAMKTQKWQLPYFVDMCNPNKIPLGKIIELYSF; translated from the coding sequence ATGGATGATTTTTATACAGCATTAAATTATGTAAATAAAATGATTTACGAGGCAATTGGTTTAACTGTGGAGTCGGTTCAAGAAGAAAATCAAAATTCTAAGTATGGTGCTGGTATATTTAAAATATCTTCTAAAACAGTTCGATTCAGAGTTGCGAAGATAACCCCCACCAAAGTAGGTCAGTTTGTTGTATTTTGGGAAAAAGACGAAAGTGATAAAAATCAAGCCTATTTATATGAGCAAGCTCCTGATTTATTAGTTATAACAACCTTTAAAAATGAAAATGAGTTTGGTCAATTTATTTTTCCAAAAGAAGTTCTATTAAAACAGAACATTCTTAGGTCTACTTCCACAAAGGGCAAAATGGCAATAAGAGTTTATCCTAACTGGGATAGTCCGAGTAGTAAACAAGCGATGAAAACTCAAAAATGGCAGTTACCCTATTTTGTTGATATGTGTAATCCCAATAAAATACCCTTAGGAAAAATAATAGAACTGTACTCTTTTTAA
- a CDS encoding YdeI/OmpD-associated family protein: MEIENLLPVKSRKALRIWLQEKAKTEKSCWVLVSMRPSPERVLYLDAVEEALCFGWIDGVKKKISEIELAQRLSPRSNKSSWTELNKERVRRLEKLGLMTDEGRRILPDLDPRSFRIDEVIEQRIKEDQQVHDHFRAFPNLYRRVRIDTIQSAKNHPELFTSRLDKFITNTRENKMYGQWNDFGRLLDY, from the coding sequence ATGGAAATTGAAAACTTGCTGCCGGTAAAGTCGAGAAAAGCTCTTCGGATTTGGCTGCAGGAAAAAGCTAAAACTGAAAAGTCATGCTGGGTCTTGGTTTCTATGAGGCCAAGTCCCGAGAGAGTGTTATATTTGGACGCAGTCGAGGAAGCGCTGTGCTTTGGATGGATCGATGGCGTCAAAAAGAAAATCTCTGAAATAGAGTTGGCACAGAGGCTTTCTCCTAGGAGCAACAAGAGCTCATGGACAGAATTGAACAAAGAACGTGTCCGCCGCCTTGAAAAGTTAGGGTTGATGACCGATGAAGGAAGAAGGATTTTGCCTGATTTGGATCCTCGATCATTTAGAATTGATGAAGTGATTGAGCAGCGGATTAAAGAGGATCAGCAAGTACATGATCATTTCAGGGCATTTCCTAATCTTTATAGAAGGGTTCGAATCGACACGATACAAAGCGCAAAGAATCACCCGGAATTGTTTACGAGTAGATTAGACAAGTTCATAACGAACACGAGAGAAAATAAAATGTACGGTCAATGGAATGATTTTGGACGTCTGCTTGATTATTAA
- a CDS encoding SRPBCC family protein codes for METLHDIKQTVIFEAPIQKVWDKVSTSEGIESWFMPNNFEPKVGHEFHVQSPFGPSPCKVLEVDKPNKISFSWDTDGWVVSFLLKDLGEKTEFTLIHGGWKSADTVLPKANAKSSDIRERMDHGWVEIVNSGLRKVVEG; via the coding sequence ATGGAAACATTACACGACATTAAACAAACAGTTATATTCGAAGCACCGATACAAAAAGTTTGGGACAAGGTATCAACGTCTGAAGGAATTGAATCTTGGTTTATGCCTAATAATTTTGAACCTAAAGTAGGCCATGAGTTTCACGTGCAATCACCGTTTGGTCCATCGCCATGCAAAGTGTTAGAAGTAGATAAACCGAATAAAATTTCATTTTCTTGGGATACTGATGGCTGGGTTGTTTCTTTTCTATTAAAGGATTTAGGTGAAAAAACAGAGTTTACATTGATTCACGGTGGCTGGAAATCTGCAGATACAGTTCTACCAAAAGCAAATGCGAAAAGCTCGGATATTCGTGAGCGAATGGATCATGGTTGGGTTGAGATTGTTAATAGTGGACTTCGAAAGGTTGTTGAGGGATAA
- a CDS encoding ASCH domain-containing protein yields the protein MIHQMGLYGEYFKAIKEGNKKIEVRLNDEKRRKVNVGDTIEFIKVPEQDETLQVKVTDLKIYDTFQAMYEDIPFQDFGCEGWTMQEMIDGTYEIYTPEQEKEWGTLAITIKI from the coding sequence GTGATACATCAAATGGGGTTATATGGAGAATATTTCAAAGCTATCAAAGAGGGTAATAAAAAGATTGAAGTACGCTTAAATGATGAAAAAAGAAGAAAGGTAAACGTTGGAGATACGATTGAATTCATTAAGGTACCTGAACAAGATGAAACATTACAAGTAAAAGTAACAGACCTAAAAATATACGATACGTTTCAAGCGATGTATGAGGACATTCCTTTTCAGGATTTTGGATGTGAAGGTTGGACAATGCAAGAAATGATTGATGGAACATATGAGATATATACACCTGAACAAGAAAAGGAATGGGGAACCTTAGCAATTACAATAAAAATATAA
- a CDS encoding YcxB family protein, which produces MTNGQELSIRGTVSLEDFIKYNTHHLKKFTYSYFFFSFFVFWLMALLLEFLMPDNLLFTIPKAVLALIFSLILIYGVKKILKKRVIKEYESDQRIKNEISYVIHREGIIQQLKRSNNHYDWTDLHFAAEYEEMFLLYISKQKAIVLPKRFFESHDDISLFKELISKNIETSKIKIK; this is translated from the coding sequence TTGACTAATGGACAGGAGCTTTCAATAAGAGGAACAGTTAGTTTAGAAGATTTTATAAAGTATAATACACATCACTTAAAAAAATTTACTTATTCTTATTTTTTCTTCAGTTTTTTCGTTTTTTGGTTGATGGCGCTTCTTTTAGAGTTTCTTATGCCTGACAATTTATTATTTACTATTCCAAAAGCTGTACTGGCACTAATTTTTTCACTAATACTCATTTATGGTGTTAAAAAAATTCTCAAAAAACGAGTCATTAAAGAGTATGAAAGCGATCAACGTATTAAAAATGAAATAAGTTACGTGATTCATCGCGAAGGTATTATTCAACAACTAAAAAGGTCAAATAACCATTATGATTGGACTGACCTCCACTTTGCAGCAGAATACGAAGAGATGTTTCTTTTATATATATCAAAACAAAAGGCGATAGTCTTGCCAAAAAGATTTTTTGAATCACATGATGATATTTCTTTATTTAAGGAACTGATTTCTAAAAATATAGAGACAAGTAAAATTAAAATTAAGTGA
- a CDS encoding TetR/AcrR family transcriptional regulator: MKNTKDRILDVAIELFNHEGTSSVSTNHIAKELGISTGNLYYHYQNKEEIIRAIFEKMIREWDVVWQAPALPWEPTIEDLKKIIRTTFQLEWKYRFFYRELIVLMKVDPLLKERHQSVQKQRMTEQQVFFQYFIKAGVLRIPEDQQLVGALLKISWMISNYWLAFLETSGEVVSEENIEQGIELMMMVIKPYIVEER, translated from the coding sequence ATGAAAAATACGAAGGATAGAATTTTAGATGTAGCCATTGAGTTGTTTAATCATGAAGGCACTAGTTCAGTTTCAACAAATCATATAGCTAAAGAGCTCGGGATTAGCACTGGGAACTTATATTACCATTATCAAAATAAAGAAGAAATCATAAGAGCGATTTTTGAAAAGATGATTCGAGAGTGGGATGTGGTTTGGCAAGCGCCAGCTTTACCTTGGGAACCAACCATAGAAGACTTAAAGAAAATCATAAGAACCACCTTTCAACTAGAGTGGAAATACCGCTTTTTTTATCGTGAACTTATTGTCTTAATGAAAGTGGACCCATTGTTAAAAGAAAGACATCAATCTGTTCAAAAACAACGTATGACTGAACAACAAGTCTTTTTTCAATATTTTATCAAAGCAGGTGTTCTTCGTATTCCCGAAGACCAACAGTTAGTAGGTGCTCTACTAAAGATTAGTTGGATGATTAGTAACTATTGGCTTGCCTTTCTTGAAACGAGTGGGGAAGTGGTATCAGAGGAAAACATCGAACAAGGAATCGAGCTTATGATGATGGTTATTAAACCTTATATAGTGGAGGAACGATAA
- a CDS encoding AAA family ATPase has product MKQAIPNRIHIIGSVGSGKTTLAKTLSKRYNIPYYELDNVVWERHKSGDIRRSEEDRDTYLKQIVETESWIIEGAHNHEWVRPSFERADLIIFLDTPNAVRIGRIIKRYIRQVLRVEEANYTPTFKIFLNMFKWNKTFEKESKPKILEMVQKEKMKTMIIKDNKNINYYFE; this is encoded by the coding sequence ATGAAACAAGCTATTCCAAACCGGATTCATATCATTGGTTCAGTTGGCAGTGGCAAAACAACCTTAGCGAAAACATTATCAAAGAGATATAACATTCCATACTATGAACTAGATAATGTGGTATGGGAAAGGCATAAGTCGGGGGATATCAGAAGATCGGAGGAAGACCGAGATACATATCTAAAACAAATTGTCGAGACGGAAAGTTGGATAATAGAGGGTGCCCACAATCACGAGTGGGTACGACCTAGTTTTGAGCGGGCAGATTTAATTATATTTTTGGATACGCCAAATGCTGTGAGGATAGGAAGGATTATCAAAAGATATATTCGACAAGTGCTAAGAGTAGAAGAAGCTAACTATACCCCAACATTTAAGATATTTCTCAACATGTTTAAGTGGAACAAAACCTTTGAAAAAGAAAGCAAACCAAAGATACTAGAAATGGTTCAAAAAGAAAAGATGAAAACAATGATTATAAAAGACAACAAAAATATTAATTATTACTTTGAATAA
- a CDS encoding winged helix-turn-helix transcriptional regulator — MSMSDFKEKGNIYETPFGYALSVIGGKWKMLILYLLAENQVVRFNDMKRRIGSITYKTLSSQLKELEAAGMVTRKEYPQIPPKVEYSLTKKAETLIPILEQLCEWGEQNQHHKLSQNNE; from the coding sequence ATGAGCATGAGTGATTTTAAAGAAAAGGGTAATATCTATGAAACACCTTTTGGCTATGCATTGTCAGTCATTGGTGGTAAGTGGAAAATGCTTATTCTGTACCTTCTAGCAGAAAATCAAGTTGTACGGTTTAATGATATGAAGAGAAGAATTGGATCAATTACCTATAAAACGTTAAGTTCACAACTTAAAGAATTAGAAGCAGCAGGGATGGTCACAAGGAAAGAGTATCCTCAAATACCTCCTAAAGTGGAGTATAGCCTCACAAAAAAAGCAGAAACACTTATACCGATTCTGGAACAGCTATGTGAGTGGGGAGAGCAAAATCAACATCATAAACTGTCACAAAATAATGAATGA
- a CDS encoding protein kinase domain-containing protein, producing MGNFQHTNVVSITKDRVIFQLQQMQNFDWLQELGEVFCVFDQQDSGNVSFGVQRDKQKYFVKYAGAKPVHFTGNPSEAIQSLINAVPVYQALEHPHVIKLVNHFPTEKGYALVFEWFEGECLHSHWTFGGKAKYTNPKSPFYRFKQLDVEKRLHVLDAILSFHAYVESQNYVAVDLYDGSILYDFHNDKLKLCDIDFYRMAPAINDIGKDFWGSTRLKSPEEYELGAPIDSKTNVFTLGAMAFVLLGGELDRSLSKWDAGHELYEVALKAVEENRENRYGTVKEFYNAWNEASNSMNPTK from the coding sequence ATGGGAAACTTTCAACACACAAATGTGGTTTCAATAACCAAGGATAGAGTGATTTTTCAATTACAGCAAATGCAGAATTTCGATTGGTTACAAGAACTTGGAGAAGTGTTTTGTGTATTCGACCAACAAGATTCAGGAAACGTAAGCTTCGGTGTTCAACGTGATAAGCAAAAGTACTTTGTTAAATATGCAGGAGCCAAACCAGTTCATTTTACAGGTAACCCGAGCGAGGCTATACAAAGTTTGATAAACGCTGTGCCAGTATACCAAGCCTTAGAACACCCGCATGTCATTAAACTAGTAAACCACTTTCCAACAGAAAAGGGGTATGCTCTCGTTTTTGAATGGTTTGAAGGGGAATGCTTGCATTCGCATTGGACCTTTGGCGGGAAAGCGAAATATACAAATCCAAAATCTCCTTTTTATCGCTTTAAACAATTAGATGTGGAAAAACGTTTACACGTCTTAGATGCAATTCTTTCGTTTCATGCATATGTTGAATCGCAAAATTATGTCGCCGTAGACTTATACGATGGAAGTATCCTATACGATTTTCACAATGACAAACTCAAATTATGTGATATTGATTTTTATCGTATGGCACCTGCAATCAATGATATAGGCAAGGATTTTTGGGGTTCGACTCGCCTGAAATCACCAGAAGAATATGAATTAGGTGCACCAATAGATTCCAAGACAAATGTTTTTACGCTTGGAGCAATGGCCTTCGTATTACTGGGTGGTGAATTGGACCGTTCCCTTTCAAAATGGGATGCTGGTCATGAACTGTATGAAGTCGCCTTAAAAGCGGTTGAAGAAAATCGGGAAAATAGGTATGGAACAGTTAAAGAGTTTTATAACGCTTGGAATGAAGCTAGCAACTCTATGAATCCAACTAAATAA
- a CDS encoding YjdJ family protein → MVWFFIQLGIAITFLLFSTFASWYEGSGILDNPWEWKYSTPFSQVLYGNVQNTNQISQLDHFVYAAKFQPTFPLIMLISGLYLLILIGYQLFKNQKKRFVYFLSLLAGALFILSYLVVNSPTIGGQVFFYFGLTSGILCITGAVIIYFMVTKRNVKEVLG, encoded by the coding sequence TTGGTTTGGTTTTTTATACAATTGGGGATTGCCATTACTTTTCTTTTGTTTTCTACATTTGCAAGTTGGTATGAAGGTAGTGGTATTTTAGATAATCCGTGGGAATGGAAATATTCAACACCATTTTCTCAAGTATTATATGGAAATGTACAAAATACTAATCAAATATCGCAACTTGACCATTTTGTATACGCTGCGAAGTTTCAACCAACTTTTCCACTCATTATGCTAATCAGTGGATTGTATTTGCTAATCCTTATTGGCTACCAGCTATTTAAAAACCAAAAAAAACGATTTGTTTATTTTCTATCTTTATTAGCTGGAGCCTTGTTTATACTTAGCTATTTAGTTGTTAATTCTCCAACAATAGGTGGTCAAGTCTTCTTCTATTTCGGTTTAACAAGTGGTATTTTATGTATCACAGGAGCTGTTATTATTTATTTTATGGTAACTAAGCGTAATGTAAAAGAAGTACTAGGTTAG
- a CDS encoding AAA family ATPase, which translates to MKFVLIFGPQAVGKMTVGQELEKITRLKLFHNHMTIELLEPYFSFSPEMWRLSNLFREEIFKAVAKSEQEGLIFTYVWAFDQQDDWDYVDKVCDIFESNGASIYFVELEADLHERLERNKSPHRLEHKPTKRNIDWSENELKETMKKYRLNSIEGEIKKENYIRINNTKLSAVEVAKIISEKFNL; encoded by the coding sequence ATGAAATTTGTTCTTATATTTGGCCCACAAGCCGTTGGTAAAATGACAGTAGGACAAGAATTAGAAAAGATAACGAGATTGAAATTGTTTCACAATCATATGACCATCGAATTACTTGAACCATATTTTAGTTTTAGTCCAGAAATGTGGAGATTATCAAATCTATTTAGGGAGGAAATATTTAAGGCAGTCGCTAAAAGTGAACAGGAAGGCTTGATATTTACTTATGTATGGGCATTTGACCAACAAGATGATTGGGACTATGTAGACAAGGTATGTGATATTTTTGAATCGAACGGTGCAAGTATTTATTTTGTTGAATTAGAAGCCGACCTTCACGAGAGACTTGAAAGAAATAAAAGTCCACACCGACTTGAACACAAGCCTACAAAAAGAAACATTGATTGGTCAGAAAATGAACTAAAGGAGACAATGAAAAAATATAGATTGAACTCCATCGAGGGAGAAATAAAAAAAGAAAATTATATAAGAATTAACAATACTAAGTTGAGTGCTGTGGAAGTAGCTAAGATAATTTCAGAAAAGTTTAATTTATAA
- a CDS encoding ArsR/SmtB family transcription factor, whose protein sequence is MEAAKHDVFQAIADPTRREVLRLLSNNELAISEITSHFPISRTAIAKHLHILSEAGLVTGKKVGREKIYQLHPEPLTEVKQWLAYYEQFWNNKLSMLKHIVENEE, encoded by the coding sequence GTGGAAGCAGCAAAGCATGATGTGTTTCAAGCGATTGCTGACCCAACGAGAAGAGAAGTTCTTCGACTGCTTTCTAACAATGAATTAGCTATCTCAGAAATCACCTCACATTTTCCTATTAGTCGTACAGCCATTGCCAAGCACCTTCATATCCTTTCAGAAGCAGGGCTCGTAACTGGAAAAAAGGTAGGCAGAGAAAAAATTTATCAACTGCATCCAGAACCGCTAACTGAAGTAAAACAGTGGCTTGCGTATTACGAACAATTTTGGAATAACAAGTTGTCTATGCTAAAACATATCGTTGAAAATGAAGAGTAA
- a CDS encoding GNAT family N-acetyltransferase, translating to MGTDIKFRMATEKDLSAIVAMLADDVLGSKRERYEHPLPNSYIKAFEAIKNDPNNELIVAYDQHEVVGVQQITFTPYITHQGGWRATIEGVRTSASVRGKGVGTKLIRWAIQRAEERGCHLVQLTTDKKRPDALRFYESIGFQATHEGLKLKL from the coding sequence ATGGGGACAGATATAAAATTTAGGATGGCTACTGAAAAAGACTTAAGTGCTATTGTTGCAATGCTAGCTGATGATGTCTTGGGAAGTAAGCGTGAGCGGTATGAACATCCGCTTCCTAATAGTTACATCAAAGCATTTGAGGCTATTAAAAATGACCCTAATAACGAGTTAATAGTGGCTTATGACCAACATGAAGTGGTTGGGGTACAACAAATTACTTTTACTCCATATATAACACATCAAGGTGGGTGGAGAGCAACTATTGAAGGAGTTAGAACATCCGCTTCTGTAAGAGGTAAGGGTGTAGGAACTAAGCTTATAAGATGGGCAATACAACGTGCAGAAGAACGTGGTTGTCATTTAGTACAACTAACAACTGATAAAAAAAGACCAGATGCTTTAAGATTTTATGAAAGTATAGGGTTCCAAGCAACACATGAAGGTTTAAAACTGAAGTTGTAG
- a CDS encoding RidA family protein: MNHVKTFNHALWDHGISQGYSVNGTIYISGQFSHDEKGNFIGEGDIETQARQTLKNIEQVLEGFGVSKAHLAYVEIYLTNPQAHTEAVIRLFKEYLEKHRPAGSLIGVTYLAFPEQLIEISAIAHTD, encoded by the coding sequence ATGAATCATGTTAAAACCTTCAATCACGCTCTTTGGGATCACGGTATTTCTCAAGGTTACAGCGTCAATGGTACGATCTATATTTCGGGGCAATTTTCCCACGATGAAAAAGGTAATTTCATCGGTGAAGGAGATATTGAAACTCAGGCACGACAAACGCTTAAAAACATAGAACAAGTATTAGAGGGATTTGGTGTATCGAAGGCACATCTCGCCTATGTTGAAATCTATCTAACTAATCCACAAGCGCATACCGAGGCAGTTATCAGACTATTTAAGGAGTACTTAGAAAAACATCGTCCGGCCGGGAGCCTCATCGGCGTAACCTATTTGGCCTTCCCAGAACAACTAATTGAAATCTCGGCTATCGCACACACTGATTAA
- a CDS encoding aminoglycoside 6-adenylyltransferase: MRKQEEMFAQLLEWGEKNGEIRTIIVTSSRANPNAIKDVFSDYDIELFVKDLEFFLTSDKWMEHFGEVITFAPLIATENDGWLTRLVLYEDGIKIDFQISTNESVRKLTNKPQIPQEYENGYLVLLDKDNLTEDIKPPSYSAFVTKKPTEDEYRAIMNEFWWDTTYVAKSLWRDEIYVAKYMLDNIIRFNYLQKVIEWYIGVHNGWKVNPNKCGRWFKRYLR; encoded by the coding sequence GTGAGAAAACAAGAAGAAATGTTCGCTCAGTTACTTGAGTGGGGAGAAAAAAACGGAGAAATCCGAACTATCATTGTAACAAGTTCTCGTGCAAATCCAAATGCTATTAAAGATGTGTTTAGTGATTATGACATTGAATTATTTGTAAAGGATTTAGAGTTCTTTTTGACCAGTGATAAATGGATGGAACATTTCGGTGAAGTAATTACTTTTGCCCCTTTGATAGCAACTGAAAATGATGGATGGCTTACACGCCTTGTACTTTATGAGGATGGTATTAAGATAGATTTTCAAATATCGACAAATGAGTCAGTAAGGAAACTTACGAATAAACCTCAAATCCCTCAAGAATATGAGAATGGTTATCTAGTTCTCCTTGATAAAGATAATCTCACAGAAGATATAAAACCTCCTTCTTATTCTGCGTTTGTAACTAAAAAACCTACTGAGGACGAATATCGTGCAATAATGAACGAGTTTTGGTGGGATACAACATATGTTGCAAAAAGTTTGTGGCGGGATGAAATATATGTTGCTAAATATATGCTAGATAATATCATTCGATTTAATTATTTACAAAAGGTAATTGAATGGTATATAGGTGTTCATAATGGTTGGAAAGTAAATCCTAATAAATGTGGTAGATGGTTTAAAAGATACCTCCGTTAA
- a CDS encoding GNAT family N-acetyltransferase, producing the protein MNVTHTELVGDFVKLVPMEKIHIQELYEIGNDKAIWAHSPFTTIETIDDMKSIVEEALYQKQLGTEFPFVIISRENNKAIGSTRFMDISKDNKSLEIGWTWLNPTVWGTKVNVECKYLLLKYCFENLKTIRVQLKTDEENIRSQKAIERIGGVREGTLRNHMIRKDGTYRNSVFYSFIDTDWKYVKNKLQLLLCT; encoded by the coding sequence TTGAACGTTACACATACTGAATTGGTTGGTGATTTTGTAAAGTTAGTACCAATGGAGAAAATTCATATTCAGGAGTTATACGAAATTGGTAACGATAAAGCTATTTGGGCACACTCACCCTTTACCACTATTGAAACGATTGATGATATGAAATCGATTGTAGAGGAAGCATTGTATCAAAAACAACTTGGAACAGAATTTCCATTTGTTATTATATCTAGAGAAAATAACAAAGCAATAGGAAGTACAAGGTTTATGGATATATCGAAAGATAACAAAAGCTTAGAGATAGGTTGGACATGGTTAAATCCGACTGTCTGGGGGACGAAAGTTAATGTAGAATGTAAGTATTTATTATTAAAGTATTGTTTTGAGAACCTCAAAACTATTCGAGTTCAACTTAAAACAGATGAAGAAAATATTAGATCTCAAAAAGCAATAGAACGAATTGGTGGGGTAAGAGAGGGGACTTTAAGGAATCACATGATTCGCAAAGATGGAACATACCGAAATTCGGTGTTCTATAGTTTTATTGATACCGATTGGAAATATGTGAAAAATAAACTGCAATTACTTCTTTGTACGTAA
- a CDS encoding VOC family protein codes for MSTIAYLNFNGVAEQAIDFYSEALQATDVKKVKYMDFTQDPSYPLPENELNMIMESSVEFEDGKIMMSDLLPSMKNVTGELVKGNNVWISIINTDKQKLERYFNNLSVDGHVIMPLSNTPWSSCFGMLVDRFGVCWKFNGDADVFLNQVISNKHGN; via the coding sequence ATGTCTACTATTGCGTATTTGAATTTTAATGGGGTTGCCGAACAAGCGATTGATTTTTATTCGGAGGCTCTACAGGCAACTGATGTTAAAAAGGTTAAGTATATGGACTTTACGCAAGATCCTAGTTACCCACTGCCCGAAAATGAGTTGAATATGATTATGGAGTCTTCGGTCGAATTCGAGGATGGGAAAATCATGATGTCGGATTTGTTGCCTTCCATGAAGAACGTAACAGGTGAGTTGGTGAAAGGAAACAACGTATGGATTAGTATAATCAATACGGATAAACAAAAATTGGAGAGATACTTTAATAATCTTTCGGTAGACGGCCATGTAATCATGCCGTTATCCAACACTCCGTGGTCATCCTGCTTTGGAATGCTGGTGGATAGGTTTGGTGTTTGTTGGAAGTTCAATGGTGATGCCGATGTGTTTCTTAATCAAGTGATTTCCAACAAACATGGAAATTGA
- a CDS encoding SMI1/KNR4 family protein, with translation MWKEIVNSISNEHYFKDPATKLEIAQVQKELNVELPEELAALFYETNGVYDNWGCPLIWSTSQIIKDNLFYRNYEDYKDLYMPFDNLFFFSDAGNGDLFCYAILKNGTIEKTDIYVWNHEDDSRTWVAASLKHFIQGWITGEISV, from the coding sequence ATGTGGAAAGAAATTGTTAATTCCATTTCGAATGAACATTACTTTAAAGATCCTGCAACAAAGCTTGAGATTGCCCAAGTTCAAAAAGAATTAAATGTTGAATTACCAGAGGAACTAGCTGCCTTATTTTATGAAACAAATGGTGTATACGACAACTGGGGTTGTCCTTTGATTTGGTCGACTTCCCAAATTATTAAGGACAATCTATTTTATAGAAATTATGAAGATTATAAAGATCTTTATATGCCATTTGATAATCTTTTCTTTTTTTCAGACGCTGGTAATGGCGATTTATTTTGTTATGCCATTTTAAAAAACGGGACCATTGAAAAAACTGATATTTATGTTTGGAATCACGAGGATGATAGCCGAACCTGGGTTGCTGCTTCATTAAAACATTTTATCCAAGGTTGGATTACCGGTGAGATTAGTGTTTAG